One stretch of Caldinitratiruptor microaerophilus DNA includes these proteins:
- a CDS encoding enoyl-CoA hydratase-related protein, which yields MGQLVKLAREDGYAVVTLDHPPVNALNAPLLTELEAVVAELEGDESVRAVIIHGAGEKAFAAGADITEFPRLSPDQAESLSRRGQAIFDRLSALPKPVIAAVHGYALGGGCELAMACDIRIAAESARLGQPEINLGILPGYGGTQRLPRLVGPSRALLMCLTGDPVSAAEALRIGLVDLVVPDAELLPRARELAAKLAGKAPVAARLIKRAVYGGLATTLAEGTALEARLFAEVFATADAREGVQAFLEKRAPRWVGR from the coding sequence GTGGGACAGCTTGTGAAGCTGGCGCGCGAGGACGGGTACGCGGTCGTCACCCTGGACCACCCGCCGGTGAACGCGCTGAACGCGCCGCTTCTGACCGAGCTGGAAGCGGTCGTGGCAGAGCTCGAGGGGGATGAGTCCGTCCGTGCCGTCATCATCCACGGAGCCGGCGAGAAGGCGTTCGCGGCCGGAGCGGACATCACCGAGTTTCCGCGCCTGTCTCCGGACCAGGCGGAATCGCTCTCCCGCCGCGGGCAGGCGATCTTCGACCGCCTTTCGGCCCTGCCCAAGCCCGTGATCGCTGCCGTCCACGGCTACGCCCTGGGGGGCGGGTGCGAGCTGGCCATGGCGTGCGACATCCGCATCGCCGCCGAGTCCGCCCGGCTGGGCCAGCCGGAGATCAACCTCGGCATCCTCCCCGGCTACGGCGGCACGCAGCGGTTGCCGCGCCTCGTCGGCCCGTCCCGGGCCCTGCTCATGTGTCTGACCGGCGATCCGGTGAGCGCGGCGGAGGCGCTTCGGATCGGTCTGGTGGACCTGGTCGTCCCGGACGCCGAGCTTCTACCCCGCGCCAGAGAGCTGGCCGCCAAGCTCGCCGGCAAGGCGCCGGTAGCGGCCCGGCTCATCAAGCGGGCCGTGTACGGGGGGCTGGCCACGACCCTGGCGGAGGGGACCGCGCTGGAGGCGCGCCTCTTCGCGGAGGTCTTCGCCACGGCGGACGCCCGGGAGGGCGTGCAGGCGTTCCTGGAGAAGCGGGCGCCGCGGTGGGTGGGCCGGTAG
- a CDS encoding electron transfer flavoprotein subunit beta/FixA family protein: MVMDSYAEYALEVAIQLKEKHPGTEVTALCVGDKPADEVLRRALALTADQAVRVWDAGWADLDAPAVAHVLAAAIRKLGGADLVLVGRQGSDVERGLVGPMLAEELGAACTTLVARVEVQGDRLRLRREADGGFAVVESRLPAVLSITNDETNVPRLPKVKDLMMATRKPIQVLGPADLDLDPARLAPGVELRDLYIPTQEGACEIIEGDDGPSRAAALAQRLRELKVL, translated from the coding sequence ATGGTCATGGACTCCTACGCGGAGTACGCCCTGGAGGTCGCCATCCAGCTCAAGGAGAAGCACCCCGGCACCGAGGTGACCGCCCTCTGCGTGGGCGACAAGCCCGCCGACGAGGTGCTGCGCCGCGCCCTGGCCCTCACCGCCGACCAGGCGGTGCGGGTGTGGGACGCGGGCTGGGCCGACCTGGACGCCCCGGCCGTCGCCCACGTGCTCGCCGCGGCGATCCGCAAGCTCGGCGGCGCCGACCTGGTGCTCGTCGGGCGGCAGGGCAGCGACGTCGAGCGGGGCCTGGTGGGCCCCATGCTCGCCGAGGAACTGGGGGCCGCCTGCACCACCCTGGTGGCCCGGGTGGAGGTGCAGGGGGACCGCCTGCGGCTGCGCCGGGAAGCCGACGGCGGCTTCGCCGTGGTGGAGAGCCGCCTGCCGGCCGTCCTGAGCATCACGAACGACGAGACGAACGTGCCGCGCCTGCCCAAGGTCAAGGACCTCATGATGGCCACCCGCAAGCCCATCCAGGTCCTGGGCCCCGCCGACCTCGACCTGGACCCGGCCCGCCTGGCGCCCGGCGTCGAGCTGCGGGACCTCTACATCCCGACCCAGGAGGGCGCCTGCGAGATCATCGAGGGCGACGACGGCCCCAGCCGGGCGGCGGCCCTGGCCCAGCGGCTGCGCGAGCTGAAGGTCCTCTGA
- a CDS encoding 3-hydroxyacyl-CoA dehydrogenase family protein, producing the protein MSEIRKIGVVGAGAMGTGIALVAAQSGYDVLLRDIEQGRLDSSLRNMDQILQRSVAKGRLTDEDRRATLARVETTTDLDGFAGVDFVIEAIFEDPEAKRAIFRELDRICRPEVILASNTSSISITDLGAATSRPSRVCGMHFFNPVPVMKLVEVIRGYSTSSETVATARAVAEAMGKTVVEVKKDSPGFIVNRILMPLLIEAVRVVEEGIASPEDVDKAVKLGLNHPMGPLELIDFTGIDVCHNVMQYFWQEFNQPQYAPPQLLRTLVRAGRLGRKTGKGFYDYEGK; encoded by the coding sequence GTGAGCGAGATCCGCAAGATCGGCGTGGTCGGGGCCGGGGCGATGGGAACCGGCATCGCGCTGGTGGCCGCACAGAGCGGTTACGACGTGCTCCTGCGGGACATCGAACAAGGGCGGCTGGACAGCTCGCTGCGAAACATGGACCAGATACTTCAACGGTCGGTGGCCAAGGGCCGCCTGACGGACGAGGACCGCCGCGCCACCCTCGCCCGGGTCGAGACCACGACGGACCTGGACGGGTTCGCGGGTGTCGACTTCGTCATCGAGGCGATCTTCGAGGACCCCGAGGCCAAGCGGGCGATCTTCAGGGAGCTCGACCGGATCTGCCGCCCGGAAGTCATCCTGGCGTCCAACACCTCGTCAATCTCCATCACGGATCTCGGGGCCGCCACTTCGCGGCCGTCTCGGGTCTGCGGCATGCACTTCTTCAATCCGGTACCGGTCATGAAGCTGGTGGAGGTGATCCGTGGGTACAGCACCAGCAGCGAGACGGTGGCGACGGCCCGGGCCGTGGCCGAGGCGATGGGGAAGACGGTCGTGGAGGTGAAGAAGGACAGCCCGGGCTTCATCGTCAACCGGATCCTGATGCCGCTTCTCATCGAGGCCGTCCGGGTGGTGGAGGAGGGGATCGCCAGCCCGGAGGACGTCGACAAGGCCGTGAAGCTCGGCCTCAACCACCCGATGGGGCCGCTGGAGCTCATCGACTTCACGGGGATCGACGTGTGCCACAACGTCATGCAGTACTTCTGGCAGGAGTTCAACCAGCCGCAGTACGCGCCACCCCAGCTGCTGCGGACGCTCGTCCGAGCGGGCCGGCTCGGGCGGAAGACCGGCAAGGGGTTCTACGACTACGAGGGTAAGTGA
- a CDS encoding sensor domain-containing diguanylate cyclase/phosphohydrolase, which yields MTDATLLKEAEEELRRAHRAVLHTLTAAIDARDPYTHGHSNRVAEYTVAIARQMGLSPQDIERLRYAALLHDIGKLGVDDRVLRKRGPLNAAERAAMMEHPVIGAQLLEKAGVFEEVMAGVRHHHEWYNGGGYPDGLAGEAIPLDARIIGVADAFDAMTSDRPYRPALSPAQALAQLQEGQGVQFDPIVVEAFARAFEVGEIEAAARVAPPVPAPPSEEAVPVPQVAPALAPGVIQPVHHKEVALLYRIIHETDVRTPFPQVLHGILRICAEIIGEYTYMVYLWDDGTGALRLAAADGPGGQAVVPERLEYGVTVPEHVARTDQPLVVSGQESPPGPAPVLPTSHAACAIPIRYGGSTSGVLAVESPLLGGIGADEMYLLDSVRHVLGIAVWLGRHQEQLAHAASHDGLTGLLNHSAFYDRLGTTLESARRTGEPVAVVLLDVDGLKAVNDAQGHLAGDEALRQWAELLRTHVPPGGQVARYGGDEFALILPGMGREEAADLMERIDRAARRTFRVGKRNVRLPHASVGLAVFPEDGGTPRELVGQADRFLYHRKGTRRASRLGPGLTPFIGA from the coding sequence TTGACGGACGCCACACTCCTCAAGGAGGCCGAGGAGGAGCTCCGCAGGGCTCACCGGGCGGTGCTGCACACGCTGACCGCCGCGATCGACGCGAGAGACCCGTACACGCACGGCCACTCCAACCGGGTCGCCGAGTACACGGTGGCGATTGCACGCCAGATGGGCCTCTCCCCGCAGGACATCGAGCGTCTGCGGTACGCGGCGCTCCTGCACGACATCGGCAAGCTGGGCGTCGATGACCGGGTACTGCGCAAGCGCGGCCCGCTGAACGCCGCGGAGCGGGCGGCGATGATGGAGCACCCGGTCATCGGTGCCCAGCTGCTGGAGAAGGCTGGCGTTTTCGAGGAAGTCATGGCGGGTGTGCGACACCACCACGAGTGGTACAACGGCGGCGGCTACCCGGATGGGCTGGCGGGCGAGGCGATCCCGCTGGACGCCCGCATCATCGGGGTGGCGGACGCGTTCGACGCCATGACGTCCGACCGGCCTTACCGCCCGGCGCTGAGTCCGGCGCAGGCGCTCGCGCAGCTACAGGAGGGCCAGGGGGTCCAGTTCGACCCGATTGTGGTGGAGGCGTTCGCCCGCGCCTTCGAAGTGGGCGAGATCGAAGCCGCGGCGCGGGTCGCGCCGCCGGTTCCGGCGCCGCCGTCCGAGGAAGCGGTACCGGTGCCGCAGGTCGCCCCCGCACTGGCCCCCGGCGTGATCCAGCCCGTGCACCACAAGGAGGTCGCGCTCCTCTACCGGATCATCCACGAAACCGACGTGCGAACCCCGTTCCCTCAGGTGTTGCACGGCATCCTCAGGATCTGCGCGGAGATCATCGGCGAGTACACCTACATGGTCTATCTGTGGGACGACGGGACGGGTGCCCTGCGGCTCGCTGCGGCCGACGGCCCCGGCGGGCAGGCAGTCGTGCCCGAACGCCTGGAGTACGGCGTGACGGTGCCGGAACACGTGGCCCGCACCGACCAGCCCCTCGTGGTGTCCGGACAGGAGAGTCCCCCGGGGCCGGCACCGGTCCTGCCGACCTCTCACGCTGCCTGCGCGATCCCCATCCGGTACGGAGGGTCAACATCAGGGGTGCTGGCCGTCGAGTCGCCGCTTTTGGGCGGCATCGGGGCGGACGAGATGTACCTCCTGGATTCCGTCCGGCACGTGCTGGGGATCGCGGTGTGGCTCGGCCGCCACCAGGAGCAGCTGGCGCATGCTGCCTCTCACGACGGGTTGACCGGCCTTCTCAACCATTCTGCCTTCTACGACCGGCTGGGTACGACCCTGGAGAGCGCGCGCCGCACCGGCGAGCCGGTCGCCGTCGTCCTCCTGGACGTGGACGGGCTCAAGGCGGTGAACGACGCCCAGGGCCACCTGGCGGGCGACGAGGCCCTTCGGCAGTGGGCCGAGCTCCTGCGGACCCACGTGCCCCCGGGGGGACAAGTCGCCCGGTACGGCGGGGACGAGTTCGCCCTCATCCTCCCGGGCATGGGCCGGGAGGAGGCAGCCGACCTCATGGAGCGCATCGACCGGGCAGCCAGGCGGACTTTTCGTGTCGGCAAGCGTAACGTCCGGCTGCCACACGCCTCGGTGGGCCTCGCCGTCTTTCCGGAGGACGGCGGGACCCCGCGGGAGCTCGTCGGCCAGGCGGACCGCTTCCTCTACCACCGCAAGGGGACCCGCCGGGCGAGCCGCCTCGGTCCGGGCCTGACGCCGTTCATCGGAGCCTAG
- a CDS encoding acyl-CoA thioesterase → MVGIRPDAPLPRGLAERGYRFCHAFRVPYRDIDQQGQVFNANYMAYIDYGFTEYFRYLGFPWREMEKYEFDVAVVRAVLDFRAPALLDDVLYVGVQATRLGNSSFDVRYCIWRDDEPEGTVILEAQLTYVNYDARTRRSRPIPPVIREAIARVEGQIPGT, encoded by the coding sequence ATGGTGGGGATCCGACCGGATGCGCCGCTCCCCCGGGGCCTCGCCGAGCGCGGGTACCGGTTCTGCCACGCCTTCCGGGTGCCCTACCGGGACATCGACCAGCAGGGTCAGGTCTTCAACGCCAACTACATGGCCTACATCGATTACGGCTTCACCGAGTACTTCCGGTACCTCGGGTTCCCCTGGCGGGAGATGGAGAAGTACGAGTTCGACGTGGCGGTGGTACGGGCGGTGCTCGACTTCCGGGCGCCGGCCCTCCTGGACGACGTGCTTTACGTGGGGGTTCAGGCGACCCGCCTCGGGAACAGCTCGTTCGACGTGCGGTACTGCATCTGGCGGGACGACGAGCCCGAAGGCACCGTCATCCTGGAGGCACAGTTGACGTACGTGAACTATGACGCCCGCACCCGCCGGTCCCGACCCATCCCACCCGTCATCCGGGAGGCCATCGCGCGCGTGGAGGGTCAGATTCCCGGCACGTGA
- a CDS encoding (Fe-S)-binding protein, with amino-acid sequence MPEATRPIYWHITGVWVMYALLVPTLAVFAYGLKRRYRLWRLGGAEARLDRIPERLRLVWTYVLGHRRLLREAVAGWMHAALFWSMVLLFLGTVVVMIHQDLRLPIMNGWFYLVFQSLVLDVVGAFGVAAFAVALIRRYVVRVRRLQHNREGVPPDRSDGISLVALLLIFLQGFALEGIRIAANPQPWDGWSPVGYALGLALRGLGEPALIGAYQFTWWFHLVTVFAWIAYLPYSKMLHVFTGALNVFFSDLGPRAALLQPIDFEKAERLGASAITDFSWKDLLDLDACTNCGRCQEACPAYNSGQPLSPKNLILDLRDYLHRYGPALVLAGAGGGRLPDPETLAARGLELPALVGETIRDETLWACTTCRACMEECPVHIEHVPKILEMRRHLTMEEARVPETLQDALRSLEDRFHPYKGTSASRTDWCEGLDVPVAAEAGEFDVLYWVGCAAAFDPRGQKIARAFARLLQIAGVKFAILGNEESCSGDPARRMGNEFLFEQIARANIEVLNRYRPKVIVTTCPHCLNTIGTEYRQFGGEFTVKHHTQFLQELVDSGRLRVKPGRLRTERGGAPLVTYHDPCYLGRYAGEYEAPRALIHGTGVGLAEMARSRSKSFCCGAGGAHAWMEESGPGPRVNQIRAREAVETGANVIATACPFCMQMMEDGVKTTAGEDGPAVRDVAELLLEAVESTAPSPR; translated from the coding sequence GTGCCCGAAGCGACGCGGCCCATCTACTGGCACATCACCGGCGTCTGGGTCATGTACGCCCTGCTGGTGCCCACCCTCGCCGTCTTCGCGTACGGGCTTAAGCGCCGGTACCGGCTGTGGCGGCTGGGCGGGGCGGAGGCGCGCCTGGACCGCATCCCGGAGCGGCTCCGGCTCGTCTGGACGTATGTCCTGGGGCACCGCCGGCTCCTCCGGGAGGCCGTCGCCGGCTGGATGCACGCCGCCCTGTTCTGGTCGATGGTCCTGCTCTTCCTGGGCACCGTGGTGGTCATGATCCACCAGGACCTGCGGCTGCCCATCATGAACGGCTGGTTCTACCTCGTCTTCCAGAGCCTCGTGCTCGACGTCGTCGGTGCCTTCGGCGTGGCCGCCTTCGCCGTCGCCCTCATCCGGCGCTACGTGGTGCGGGTGCGCCGGCTGCAGCACAACCGGGAAGGCGTTCCGCCCGACCGGAGCGACGGGATCAGCCTGGTCGCGCTCCTCCTCATCTTCCTGCAGGGCTTCGCCCTGGAGGGCATCCGGATCGCCGCCAACCCGCAGCCCTGGGATGGGTGGTCGCCGGTGGGGTACGCCCTGGGGCTGGCGCTCCGTGGCCTGGGTGAGCCGGCGCTCATCGGCGCCTACCAGTTCACCTGGTGGTTCCACCTGGTGACCGTCTTCGCCTGGATCGCCTACCTGCCGTACTCGAAGATGCTCCACGTCTTCACCGGGGCGCTGAACGTCTTCTTCTCCGACCTGGGACCCCGGGCGGCGCTCCTTCAGCCGATCGACTTCGAGAAGGCGGAGCGGCTCGGCGCCAGCGCCATCACCGACTTCTCCTGGAAGGACCTCCTGGACCTCGACGCCTGCACGAACTGCGGCCGCTGCCAGGAGGCCTGCCCGGCGTACAATAGCGGGCAGCCGCTCTCGCCCAAGAACCTCATCCTCGACCTGCGGGACTACCTGCACCGGTACGGCCCGGCCCTCGTGCTGGCCGGGGCCGGCGGCGGCCGGCTGCCGGACCCGGAGACGCTGGCCGCCCGGGGGCTGGAGCTGCCGGCCCTGGTGGGCGAGACCATCCGGGACGAGACCCTCTGGGCCTGCACCACCTGCCGGGCGTGCATGGAGGAGTGCCCGGTGCACATCGAGCACGTGCCGAAGATCCTGGAGATGCGCCGGCACCTGACCATGGAGGAGGCCCGGGTGCCGGAGACGCTCCAGGACGCGCTCCGCAGCCTCGAGGACCGCTTCCACCCCTACAAGGGCACCAGCGCCTCCCGCACCGACTGGTGCGAGGGGCTGGACGTGCCGGTCGCCGCCGAGGCCGGCGAGTTCGACGTGCTCTACTGGGTGGGCTGCGCGGCGGCCTTCGACCCACGGGGGCAGAAGATCGCCCGGGCCTTCGCCCGGCTCCTGCAGATCGCCGGGGTGAAGTTCGCCATCCTCGGCAACGAGGAGAGCTGCAGCGGCGACCCGGCCCGGCGGATGGGGAACGAGTTCCTGTTCGAGCAGATCGCCCGGGCGAACATCGAGGTGCTGAACCGGTACCGGCCCAAGGTGATCGTGACGACCTGCCCGCACTGCCTGAACACGATCGGCACGGAGTACCGGCAGTTCGGCGGCGAGTTCACGGTCAAGCACCACACGCAATTCCTGCAGGAACTGGTCGACTCCGGCCGGCTACGGGTGAAGCCGGGCCGGCTCCGCACGGAACGGGGCGGGGCGCCCCTCGTCACCTACCACGACCCCTGCTACCTGGGCCGCTACGCCGGCGAGTACGAAGCGCCGCGCGCGCTCATCCACGGGACCGGGGTGGGCCTGGCCGAGATGGCGCGCTCCCGCTCGAAGAGCTTCTGCTGCGGCGCCGGCGGCGCCCACGCCTGGATGGAGGAGAGCGGCCCCGGACCGCGGGTGAACCAGATCCGGGCCCGGGAGGCCGTGGAGACGGGGGCGAACGTGATCGCCACCGCCTGCCCGTTCTGCATGCAGATGATGGAAGACGGCGTGAAGACCACCGCCGGCGAGGACGGGCCGGCGGTCCGGGACGTCGCCGAACTGCTCCTGGAGGCGGTCGAGAGCACGGCGCCGTCGCCGCGCTGA
- a CDS encoding alpha/beta fold hydrolase: protein MASRTVVRSSRWREYRSLPGEFLLAGTVQVDGSSTYYQTTGSCEVEHHTVVFLHGMASSSACWREQIAAVGRLAYTVAVDLPGHGRSEGEGYADAREYAVFLDRFLDALGVRQPVVLAGMCLGAAVALEFAARWPDRVAGLVLSGIADRFAVDEDALAMARAGLWSEAFWQGQLGPHAREEVVRLNQICWLQTRPEVRYADMLACANFRASGLPRRVRAPALVLSGTEDRITPPEGARNLCRGLGNSILEVVPGAGHVALLEEPERLHSAVARFLAAIGAPNPVPARML, encoded by the coding sequence ATGGCATCCCGCACTGTGGTCCGATCCTCACGCTGGCGAGAGTACAGGTCGCTGCCAGGGGAGTTCCTTCTCGCCGGTACCGTACAGGTCGATGGCAGCAGCACGTACTACCAGACCACCGGTTCCTGCGAAGTCGAGCACCACACCGTGGTCTTCCTGCACGGGATGGCATCCTCGTCCGCATGCTGGCGGGAGCAGATCGCGGCGGTAGGCCGGCTCGCCTACACCGTGGCGGTGGACCTGCCGGGGCATGGCCGGTCGGAGGGCGAGGGCTACGCGGACGCCCGGGAGTACGCGGTGTTTCTGGATCGGTTCCTGGATGCCCTTGGCGTGCGTCAGCCCGTGGTGCTGGCGGGCATGTGCCTGGGAGCCGCCGTTGCGCTCGAGTTCGCCGCACGCTGGCCTGACCGCGTGGCCGGTCTCGTGCTGAGCGGCATCGCGGACCGTTTCGCGGTCGACGAAGACGCCCTGGCGATGGCCCGGGCCGGTCTCTGGTCCGAGGCGTTCTGGCAGGGCCAGCTGGGTCCCCACGCCAGGGAAGAGGTGGTACGCCTCAACCAGATCTGCTGGTTGCAGACCCGGCCCGAGGTCCGCTACGCCGACATGTTGGCCTGCGCAAACTTCCGCGCCAGCGGCCTGCCGCGGCGGGTACGGGCCCCCGCCCTGGTGCTGTCGGGAACGGAGGATCGGATCACCCCGCCCGAGGGAGCCCGTAACCTCTGTCGCGGGCTCGGGAACAGCATTCTCGAGGTCGTCCCCGGGGCCGGGCACGTGGCGCTGCTCGAGGAGCCGGAGCGACTGCATTCCGCCGTTGCCCGCTTCCTCGCCGCCATCGGCGCTCCGAACCCCGTTCCCGCACGGATGTTGTGA
- a CDS encoding electron transfer flavoprotein subunit alpha/FixB family protein, with protein sequence MREILVYAASQGGELTKPALEALGTGRRLAGEAGVPLSAVVLGADTDGPARAAIACGAGKVYAARNPILANFQPDLYLRGLEAAAAASGADVLLFPGDGPGRELAGRLAHRLGAGAVTEVVGYRLDGGVPLWVRPVYGGKAMAVYAPARERVVVALRPKTQDPAVPDPSRQGEVVPLAFEVSEAEAVTRVVEKIQEALSGVRLEDARVVVAGGRGLGGPEPFKDLEELARILGGAVGASRAACDAGWVPPTLQVGQTGAIVAPDLYIAIGISGASQHLAGISGAKTVIAINKDPEAPIFKRANLGIVADYKTVLPALTAELKKLVGA encoded by the coding sequence TTGCGCGAGATCCTCGTCTACGCCGCCAGCCAGGGCGGCGAACTCACCAAGCCCGCGCTGGAAGCCCTCGGCACCGGCCGCCGCCTGGCCGGCGAGGCCGGGGTGCCCCTTTCCGCCGTCGTGCTGGGGGCGGACACCGACGGTCCCGCCCGGGCGGCCATCGCCTGCGGGGCCGGGAAGGTCTACGCCGCCCGGAACCCGATCCTCGCCAACTTCCAGCCGGACCTCTACCTGCGGGGGCTCGAGGCCGCCGCGGCCGCCTCGGGCGCCGACGTGCTCCTCTTCCCCGGCGACGGGCCCGGCCGCGAGCTGGCCGGCCGCCTGGCACACCGGCTCGGGGCGGGCGCCGTCACCGAGGTCGTGGGCTACCGGTTGGACGGCGGCGTGCCCCTCTGGGTGCGGCCGGTGTACGGCGGCAAGGCGATGGCGGTCTACGCCCCGGCCCGGGAGCGGGTGGTGGTGGCGCTGCGGCCCAAGACCCAGGACCCGGCGGTGCCCGACCCGTCCCGGCAGGGCGAGGTCGTGCCCCTCGCCTTCGAGGTGAGCGAGGCGGAGGCCGTCACCCGGGTGGTGGAGAAGATCCAGGAAGCCCTGAGCGGGGTGCGGCTCGAAGACGCCCGGGTGGTCGTGGCCGGCGGCCGGGGCCTGGGCGGGCCGGAGCCGTTCAAGGACCTGGAGGAGCTGGCCCGGATCCTGGGCGGGGCGGTGGGGGCATCCCGGGCGGCGTGCGACGCCGGCTGGGTGCCGCCGACCCTGCAGGTCGGCCAGACGGGCGCGATCGTGGCGCCGGACCTGTACATCGCCATCGGCATCTCGGGGGCCAGCCAGCACCTGGCGGGGATCAGCGGCGCCAAGACGGTGATCGCCATCAACAAGGACCCGGAGGCGCCGATCTTCAAGCGGGCGAACCTGGGCATCGTGGCGGACTACAAGACCGTCCTGCCCGCCCTCACCGCCGAGCTGAAGAAGCTGGTGGGCGCGTGA
- a CDS encoding DUF5317 domain-containing protein yields the protein MLWLVVGTGIVVALLRGGKLRIEDVGLRAMWVAPAALALQLFSFVAPGTLLNAVLILTSYSLLVYGLVRNSHLQSLRLVLLGVILNMLVIAANGGRMPVDPRAAQASGVNIESVLAGAEAKHVVAGPETRLSFLGDVIPVPLVRRVISVGDIAISLGLFLLIQDLMGRRLEIDLGPGG from the coding sequence GTGCTCTGGCTTGTCGTGGGGACTGGCATAGTCGTGGCGCTTCTGCGCGGGGGAAAGCTCCGGATCGAGGATGTGGGGTTGCGCGCGATGTGGGTGGCTCCTGCCGCCCTCGCGCTGCAACTGTTTTCTTTTGTGGCCCCCGGCACGCTGCTAAATGCCGTCCTCATCCTCACCTCCTATTCCCTGCTCGTGTACGGACTTGTCCGGAACAGCCATCTTCAGAGCCTTCGGCTGGTGCTTCTCGGGGTCATCCTGAACATGCTGGTCATCGCCGCCAACGGCGGCCGCATGCCGGTGGATCCAAGAGCCGCGCAAGCGTCCGGGGTCAACATCGAGTCTGTTCTTGCGGGTGCGGAGGCCAAACACGTCGTGGCCGGCCCGGAAACGCGCCTCTCTTTCCTCGGGGACGTGATTCCGGTGCCACTGGTCCGCAGGGTCATCAGCGTCGGTGACATCGCGATTTCGCTGGGGCTGTTTCTGCTGATTCAGGATCTCATGGGCAGACGCCTCGAGATCGATTTGGGGCCTGGGGGGTAG
- a CDS encoding acyl-CoA dehydrogenase produces the protein MPFALTAEQEALRQMVREVAEKAVAPRAAEIDRTGEFPWDVLQVFREQELLGLGVPEKYGGAGAGVLSLCLAVEEVARVCASSSLILAVQELGLLPILVGGTEEQKQKWLPPIARGEKLISFGLTEPEAGSDAASIKTTARREGDHYVLNGTKRFITGAGVSDWYTVFAVTDPEKGARGISCFLVEKGTPGFSIGRHEEKMGIRGSPTAELLFEDCRVPAENLVGKEGEGFKYAMMTLDQSRTTIAAQALGIAQGALDFAVQYARERRQFGRPIAEFQGIQFMLADMAMKVEAGRYLLYRAASMIDELGIEERGRERLPAEINRFSAMAKAFCSDSAMAVTTDAVQVLGGYGYIRDYPVERMMRDAKITQIYEGTNQIQRLVIARSLLGL, from the coding sequence ATGCCGTTCGCGCTGACGGCGGAGCAAGAGGCGCTGCGCCAGATGGTCCGGGAAGTGGCGGAGAAGGCCGTCGCCCCCCGTGCGGCGGAGATCGACCGTACGGGCGAGTTCCCGTGGGACGTCCTGCAGGTCTTCCGCGAGCAGGAGCTGCTGGGCCTCGGGGTTCCGGAGAAGTACGGCGGCGCCGGAGCCGGCGTGCTCTCCCTGTGCCTGGCGGTCGAGGAAGTGGCCCGGGTCTGCGCCAGCTCGTCGCTCATCCTCGCGGTGCAGGAGCTCGGCCTTCTGCCGATCCTCGTCGGCGGCACCGAAGAGCAGAAGCAGAAGTGGCTCCCGCCCATCGCCCGGGGAGAGAAGCTGATCTCCTTCGGGCTCACCGAACCCGAGGCCGGTTCGGACGCGGCGAGCATCAAGACCACGGCGCGCCGCGAGGGCGACCACTACGTCCTGAACGGGACCAAGCGGTTCATCACCGGCGCCGGGGTCTCCGACTGGTATACGGTCTTCGCGGTCACCGACCCGGAGAAAGGCGCGAGGGGGATCTCGTGCTTCCTGGTGGAGAAGGGCACGCCCGGTTTCTCCATCGGCCGCCACGAGGAGAAGATGGGCATCCGGGGCTCGCCCACCGCCGAACTGCTCTTCGAGGACTGCCGGGTGCCGGCGGAGAACCTCGTGGGGAAGGAAGGCGAGGGCTTCAAATACGCGATGATGACCCTCGACCAGAGCCGGACGACCATCGCGGCTCAGGCGCTCGGCATCGCCCAGGGTGCGCTGGACTTCGCGGTGCAGTACGCCAGGGAGCGCCGCCAGTTCGGCCGTCCCATCGCCGAGTTCCAGGGGATCCAGTTCATGCTCGCCGACATGGCCATGAAGGTGGAGGCCGGGCGCTACCTCCTGTACCGGGCGGCCTCGATGATCGACGAGCTCGGCATCGAGGAGCGGGGCCGGGAGCGGCTCCCGGCCGAGATCAACCGGTTCTCGGCCATGGCCAAGGCCTTCTGCTCGGACAGCGCCATGGCTGTCACCACCGACGCGGTGCAGGTGCTCGGCGGGTATGGCTACATCCGCGACTACCCGGTCGAGCGGATGATGCGCGACGCGAAGATCACGCAGATCTACGAGGGTACCAACCAGATCCAGCGGCTGGTCATCGCCCGCAGCCTCCTCGGCCTGTGA